DNA sequence from the Gammaproteobacteria bacterium genome:
TCCCCGGAATTCACCCTTGCCTTTGGCCAATCCGCTTTCCGCAGATCTTGCGGTGATGCGTACTAGCCTTTGGCCGGGTCTAGTTCAGGTTGCACGCTACAATCTTCACCGCCAACAAGAACGGATACGCCTGTTCGAGATTGGTCGTACCTTTGTCGCTAATGGTGACAGGTTGCACCAGACGATGCAGGTCAGCGGCCTCGCTCGCGGGCCGGCTTATCCCGAGCAGTGGGGTGAAGCACGACGCAATGTCGATTTTTTTGATGTTAAGGCGGATATTGAAGCGTTGATCTCTGATCAAATTGGTGCGACCGTGATGAACCTACACTACATGCCACAGGTTCATCCCGCCCTTCATCCAGGACAGAGCGCAGCTCTGATGCGTGACGAGCATCAGGTGGGGTGGCTAGGTATTCTTCATCCATCCTTGGAAGATCATCTTGATCTGGGAACTTCGCCGGTCGTGGTCTTCGCATTGGATTTGGAAATGTTGGGCGCTGGACTGGTGCCAGAATTTCAACCCTTATCGAGGTTTCCAGCCATTCGCCGTGACCTCGCTGTTTTGGTAGGACAGGAAATATCCATTGAGGCATTGTCTCGATGTGTACGGACTACAGCAGGAAGTTTGCTCCAGGGATTGGTGCCATTTGATGTTTATACAGGAAAAGGTATTGCTCCAGAGAAAAAAAGTGTCGCAATGGGCTTGACCTTGCAAGATCCAACGCGCACGCTAAAGGATTCTGAAATAGATGCCGTTATCGATTCCGTGGTGCGGAAATTAACAGCTGAGTTCGGCGCAACCTTGCGCGAATAAATCAATTCTAAAAATGAGGCGAGAACCAATTATGGCCCTAACAAAAGCGGACATGGCGGACAAACTGTTCGATGAACTCGAATTAAACAAACGCGATGCAAAAGACATCGTCGAGATGTTTTTTGAAGAAATTCGTAGTGCATTGGAAAGCGGACATCAGGTTAAACTTTCTGGTTTTGGTAACTTCGACCTGCGTGACAAGGGCCAACGACCAGGACGCAATCCAAAGACTGGCGAAGAAATTCCCATTACCGCGCGGCGTGTGGTTACCTTCCGACCTGGACAAAAACTCAAGGCACGAGTCGAAGCTTATGGTGTAAATCGATAGCGTCTAGCAATTTTCGGCAGATGGTATTGCATTACTGCTTCTTAAGTAATTTGTGCAAAATGACTAAACATTCAGTCAGTCAATTATCCCGCCCTAAAGGAAGGGGCTTGCGGCTGCACTCGGACGGTCCCTTGTCGTCATCGTGCGTCACGATAGACTAATTGACATTAGTCCTTGCAGCGATATTGATCGCCGCGTTTTTATCCGCATTCGCAACATGTCCACAGTAGACACATTGAAAACGGGATTGCGCGCTGCGCTATCCCTCCCCGGCATAAATGCCGGGGCTTCTCGCTCAATTCGGGTGATCAGCTATTGTCTGCATGGCTATTCATTGCCTTGCCAGGTAGTAATGATCAACTCAT
Encoded proteins:
- the ihfA gene encoding integration host factor subunit alpha codes for the protein MALTKADMADKLFDELELNKRDAKDIVEMFFEEIRSALESGHQVKLSGFGNFDLRDKGQRPGRNPKTGEEIPITARRVVTFRPGQKLKARVEAYGVNR